A window of the Cololabis saira isolate AMF1-May2022 chromosome 19, fColSai1.1, whole genome shotgun sequence genome harbors these coding sequences:
- the arl4d gene encoding ADP-ribosylation factor-like protein 4D, with product MGNQLTDIAPNTSFLPSFQCLHVVVIGLDAAGKTSLLYRLKLKEFVKTIPTKGFNTEKIKVTVAGSRAINFQVWDVGGQEKLRPLWKSYTRRTDGIVFVVDSTELERMEEAKVELHKITRTSENQGIPALILANKQDMASALSVSEVEKLLSVHELGMYTLYHVQSCSAVDGQGLQAGLEKLYEMILKRKKKVKHNRNRKR from the coding sequence ATGGGGAACCAGCTGACTGATATCGCTCCCAACACGTCCTTCCTGCCCAGCTTCCAGTGTCTGCACGTGGTGGTGATCGGCCTGGACGCCGCCGGCAAGACGTCCCTGCTGTACAGGCTGAAGCTGAAGGAGTTCGTGAAGACCATCCCCACCAAGGGCTTCAACACGGAGAAGATCAAGGTGACGGTGGCGGGGTCCCGGGCCATCAACTTCCAGGTGTGGGACGTGGGCGGCCAGGAGAAGCTGCGGCCGCTCTGGAAGTCCTACACCCGGCGCACGGACGGGATCGTGTTCGTGGTGGACTCCACGGAGCTGGAGCGCATGGAGGAGGCCAAGGTGGAGCTGCACAAGATCACGCGCACCTCGGAGAACCAGGGCATCCCCGCGCTCATCCTGGCCAACAAGCAGGACATGGCCTCGGCGCTGTCCGTCAGCGAGGTGGAGAAGCTGCTCTCCGTGCACGAACTGGGCATGTACACGCTGTACCACGTGCAGAGCTGCAGCGCCGTGGACGGCCAGGGCCTGCAGGCGGGCCTGGAAAAACTCTACGAGATGATTctcaagaggaagaagaaggtgaAGCACAACCGGAACAGAAAGAGATGA